GTGTTCAATGATAGGTCGCAGGGTTTTGCTGTCGCTCATGATCTGTCTCCAACAAGGGCAAGTGTAAGTAGCTGACTGTTTGCGGGCGCCGGATGTTCCCGAAAAATCAGTACTTGGGGCCCGAACGGGTGTTGTTGCCCTTGGCCAGGCGGTCGTAGAGCACCACATTGACGGTGGCGGCGAGGTTCATGCAGCCGGTGGTCGGGATGTACACCACGTCTTCACACCAGTCGCGGATCTCTTTGTCCAGCGAGCCGTCTTCGGGGCCGAAGATGTACAGCGCGCGGTCCGGGTGAGTGTATTCGGGCAGCGGGCGGGCGCCCTCGACCAGTTCCACGGCGACCGGGATACAGCCCAGCGGCAGGATCTTTTTCAGGTCGTCGATGCCGATCAGCGGAATGTCGTGGTGGACTTTCTTGGTGTCGGTGATGAAGTCCCGGGCGCGCTCGTAGCGCACGCCGGTGTAGAACACCGAGGCCACGCCGTAGCAGCCGGCGGCACGCATCACCGAACCAACGTTTTCGGGGGATTTGGGGTTATACAGACCGATGCAGCTGTAGCGTTTATTGCCCACGGGGAAGGGTGCCTTGGAGAAAAACCGCGATTATACGGCCTTGGCGTGATGTATTGCTTGGGGCATCGCTATCGCAGGCAAGCCAGCTCCCACACTTGGAATGCATTCCCCTGTGGGAGCTGGCTTGCCTGCGATGAGGCCCTGACAGGCAACGACGACCCTCAGTCGTCCTTCTTCATCAACCCCGCCAACGCCGCAAACGGGTTGTGCGTGGCCTTGGCAATTGTCGGGCTGCTGGTGGAGCCTTCGCCGAAATACTGCTGGTCGGTGTAGCGCGAGTGTTCGTTGTCGTGGCAGTACAGGCAGAGCAACTCCCAGTTGGAGCCGTCCTGGGGGTTGTCGTCATGGTTGTGGTTGCGATGGTGTACGGTCAGCTCGCTCAAGCGTTTGCCGGCAAATTCACGGGCGCAGCGGCCACACACGTGCGGGTACATCTTCAAGGCTTTGTCGCGGTAGCCCATTTCCCGGTCGCGCTGGGCATCGGCGAGGATGCGGTCCAGCTTGGCGGTGTGGGAGGGCGGGTTGGTCGAGCTCATCATGGCTCCTGGCTATTTGGGGGTTCACGGATAGGGTTGATTCTAGCCGCTTGCGGGCGAAATGACTGCTGGCTTTTTCAGCTACGGTACAGCCTGACGGTGGCATTCGTTTGTAGTATCGGCTCACTCCATTCACAAGGATCTGAAACCCATGCGTTTATACACCTGGACCGTAGCGCTGCTCTTCAGCGTCCTGGCGGCTCACGCTCAAGCGTTCTCCACCCCCAAACCCGGCCAGGTCATCGAGGTTGCCCTCGAACAACTGCACCCGACCCAGGCCGTGGTAGGCTTCGACCAGATTTATTACAGCCTGGGGCTGTTCGCCGACAAACCCGCCAAGGTCTTCGACGAGTACTGCGAAACCAACGGCCAGGGCGACGCCGACAAGGTGCCCAAAGACGCCGACTTGCTCCGCCCCGCCAGTTTCAACTGCCAAAGCCCGGTGGGCACCCACCCCGACGAGATGAAAACCGTGGTGGTCGGCCCCGGCGGCCAGTTGTACCTGACCGACGGTCACCACAGCTTCACCACCTTGTGGGAAGTGCCCGGCGGCGGCCCACAGTTGAAAATGTGGGTCAAGGTGACCGATGACTTCAGCAATAGCCCGGACATGGCCACCTTCTGGCAGCGCATGGAGACCGCGCGCAAGGTCTGGCTCAAGGACAATCACGGCAAAACCCTGGCACCGCAGCAACTGCCGGCGCACCTGGGCTTCAAGAACCTGCAGGACGACACCTTCCGCAGCCTGGTGTATTTCACCCGCAAAGCCGCCTACGGCAAACCGGACGATGGCGCCGTTGCGCCGGAGTTTCTGGAGTTTTACTGGGGTAACTGGCTGCGCTCGCAGATTGACCTGAGCGCCTTCAACCTGAACAAGAAGGGCGGCTACAAGGACGCTATCCAAGCCGTTGCCCAGCGCATGGTCAGCCTGGCGCCGGGCTCGCAGGTGGGTGACAGCGGTTTCACCGCCCATCAGTTGGGCGGCATGAGCCAGTTGGATCAAGCTGAGCTGAAGAAGACCTTCGAGAAAAAAGTGCCGTATGTGATTGATTACCGCAAATCCCGGAATTAACACCGATCAAAAATGTGGGAGCTGGCTTGCCTGCGATAGCGGTATCTCAGTCAACACGTGTGTCGACTGATACGGCGTAATCGCAGGCAAGCCAGCTCCCACAGGGGATTTGTGGTGTCTGCGGGGCTCAGCCCTTGAGCTTTTCAGCAATCCAAATCGTGTGCCGAGTGCCTTTATTGCCATGGGCAAACACCTGCACTTCCTCAGCCTTGAAACCGGCCTTGCGCAGTTTGTCGCTGAACAGCTTGTCGGCACTCGCCGACCACACGGCCAACACGCCCTTGGGCCGCAGGGCCTTGGCGCAGGCGGCCAGGCCGCCGGCGGAGTAGAGCCAGCTGTTGGCTTTTTGCGTCAGGCCTTCGGGGCCGTTGTCCACGTCGAGCATGATCGCGTCAAAGCCCTGAGGCTCTGCCTGCAGCACTTTCGCCACGTCTTCCAGGCGAATCACCGTGCGCGGGTCGAGCAGCGGGCGGCCGGATTTTTCGCCCAGTGGCCCACGGTTCCATTCCACTACGCCAGGCACCAATTCGGCGACCACCACTTCGGCGGTCTTGCCCAAATGCTTGAGCGCCGACGCCAGGGTGAAGCCCATGCCCAACCCGCCGATCAGCAACCGCGAACCCGGGCGGCCGGCGACTTTGCGGCAGGGAATTTCCGCCAGCGCGTCTTCGGAACCGTGCATGCGCGTGTTCATCAACTGGCCGCCGTCACCGCCCTGGATCTTGATGACAAAATCCTCGCCGTATTCGAACAGGCACAAGGCACCGCCGTTATCGGGGATCGGAGTAGTGTCGAGCAGAACGAAACGTTTCATGGAAATCTCATTGGGAAGGGCATTCTTGCGCGGTTGGGAGTAGCCTTACGACATTCCGGTCAGGCCATGGAGCCATCGATGAAGTGCAGTATTCTAACGGTCATTGTGCTTGGCGCGCTCACATTGGGTGCGGCTCAGGCTCAGGAGTTGCAAACCGTGCCGGTCGCCCCCGCGCCAACCCCCGGTGCGCCGGGCACGCCGACGCCCACGCCGTACCCGCAAGTCACCCCGCCCGTCGCGCCTAAAGCCACGGCGAACGGCTCACCGGCGCTGGTGCCGATTGTGTTGCCGACGCCGCCGAAGGATCAAGGCGTGCCCGGCCTGCTGCAAAACGACAGCAAACCGAAAACCCCCGGCGGTTAAAACTGTTGTGACAGCAATTGCCCGTCGGCCATGCGCAGGCGCTTAGACAAGGCAATCGCGATGGCGCGGATGATCTTGGCGGCAACCCTGGGCGCTTCGTTAAGCATTTTTTCCAGGGAATCCTTGCCCAGGTTCAACAGCACGCAATCACTGGCGGCGATGCAGCTGGCCGAACGCCGTTCGCCATCGAGCACCGCCATTTCGCCGAAGGCCCGGCCACTGCGCAGGGTGGCGATGGTCAGGCGCTGGCCGTCGTGGTTGGTTTTCTGCACGGCCACCTGGCCGCTGTGGATGATGCACATGAAGGTGCCGGCATCGCCCTCGAGGAAAATCACCTCGTCGCGGGCAATGCTGCTGATATTGAAGAAACCGGCGGCGACGTGAAAGTCTTCCGGCAACAAGGGATCGAACAGGCCGCAGTCCATGAGCATGTCGCGGATTTCATTGTTCATTAACGTCGGTAATGGCATGGCTGCAATCTTGGTCCATCAATCAAGTAGGCGGTCTGTGTGTTCAGACAGGACCGCCGTCCTAAGTTCCTTAAACCAGCCCCAGCGCCTTGAACACAAATGCATATTCGAGCGCTACGTCACGTAATCCCTGGTAACGACCGCTCATCCCGCCATGGCCGGCGCCCAATTCGGTCTTGAGCAGCAGCAGGTTGTCGTCCGTCTTGGTGTCACGCAGTTTGGCCACCCACTTGGCCGCTTCCCAGTACTGCACGCGGCTGTCGTTGTAGCCGGCGATAACCAGCGTGGCCGGGTAGGCCTGGGCGCTGACGTTCTCGTACGGCGCGTAGGCCTTGATGCGTTCGTACACCTGGGGCTCTTCAGGGTTACCCCACTCGTCATACTCGGTGATGGTCAGCGGCAGCTCGGGGTCGAGCATGGTGTTGAGCACGTCGACGAACGGCACTTCGGCAATCGCTGCCTGGAACAGGTCCGGGCGCTGATTAAGCACCGCACCGATCAACAAACCACCGGCGCTGCCACCGCTGATCGCCAGCTGCCTGGAGGTGGTCAGGCCTGCAGCGATCAAGTGCTCGGCGCAGGCGATGAAGTCGCTGAAGGTGTTCTGTTTGTGTTCCTGCTTGCCGTTGCGATACCAGGCTTCACCCAGTTCACCGCCGCCGCGTACATGCGCGATGGCAAACGCTACGCCGCGGTCCAGCAGGCTCAAGCGTGCATGCGAGAACCACGGGTCGAGGCTATGGCCGTAGGCGCCATAACCGTAGAGGTACAGCGGCGTCGGCTTGCCGAGCTGGTCGCGTTTGACCACCAGGCTGATCGGCACTTGGGTGCCATCGGCGGAGGTGGCCCACAGGCGTTGGCTGACGTAGTCGTCGGCGTTGAACACGCCCAGCACCGGGGTTTCCTTGAGCACCACTTGCGCGCCGCTGGCCAAGTCAAGTTGGCGCACCTGGGCCGGGCGGTTCAGGGCTTCGTAGCGCAGGCGAATCTTGTCGCTGGAAAATTCCAGGCTGTTCTGTACGTAAAGGCTGTAGGCGGCGTCAGGCAGTTCCACGCGATAGGCTTGTACGTCCTGCGGGTGCACTTCGATCACCGGCAGGCCGCCGATGCGCAGGCTCAAGGTCATCGCGCTGGCGTTGAGGCTCACGCCATCGAGCATCACCTCGTCGCTGTGCGGGATCAGGTTGTGCCATTGATCTTCGGTGGGCACGCTGCCGGTGTCGGCGGCGACGAACAGCGCGTAGTTGATGCCGTCGCGGTTACTGCGGATAAACCAGGTCCACTCGCCGTCAAGCTGGCCGTGGTCCACGTCGTATTCGTGGTCTTCTACCCGTGGCGCCAGGCAGGCGAAGTCGAGGTGTGGCTGGTCGGCGTCGAGTGCCCAGATTTCGCTGGTGGTCTTGCTGCCCAGGGCCAACAGCAACTGGCGCTCGGAACTGGAACGGTAGCAATGCAGGAAGAAACGTCCGTCAGGCTCGTGAAACACTTCCTGCGCCGCCGTGCCATCCAGGCGGTAGCGATAGAGCTTGTGCGGGCGATGGGTGTCGTCCAGCTCAGTGAAGAACAGGGTCAGGCTGTCATTCGCCCAGGTCATGCTGCCGTCGCAGTCCTCGAACTCCAGCTCGCTGACTTTGCCGGTGGCCAATTCCTTCACGAACAGGGTGTAAATCTCTTCCCCGCTGGTGTCCAGGCTGTAGGCCAGGCGCTGGTGGTCGGGGCTGATGCTGAACGCGCCCAGGGAGAAAAAGCCGCCATTGGCCAGTACGTTAGGGTCGAGCAGCAGTTCTTCGCTGCTGTCGTCCACAGTGTTGCTGTCATCCGCGGGGCGGCGGCAGCGGTAGTGGCGGGCGTATTCGTCACCGGCGGTGGTGCGTGTGTAATACAGGTACGGGCCCCACGGCGAGGGCAGGGACAAGTCGGTTTCGAGAATGCGGCCCTTGATCTCTTCGAACAGGGTTTCCCGCAGCGCCTGCTGGTCGGCGAGTTGCGCTTCCTGCCAGGCGTTTTCGGCTTTGAGGTAATCGAGGACTTCAGGCGTGTCACGCTGTTGCAGCCAGGCGTACGGGTCCTGGCCTTCGGCCTTGCGGGCAATCGGGGCGGCAGTGATGTGGGTCGATGAAGGCATGGATCACTCTCTGTCTGGCGGATGGTGGCAGGCATTGCAGCCGAGACACGCAAAAGCCGTTATCATAGCCGCCTGTTTGCCTACCTTGCCATGGACACCATGACCGAGAACGACTATCTGACCGCTTGGGGCCTTTACGCCTTCGCCGCTTTGGGCTGCCTGTTGGTGTGGTGGCGCATGACCCGCTGGATCTGGCGCTGGCTGCGCGAGCCGCTGCAGTTGCTGATGGCGGTGCTGCTGTTCAGCCCGACCATCGTCGACCCGGTCAAGACCCAGTTTGCGCCGGCCGTGGCGATCACCGCGTTGGATCTGGTGCTGCATGTCGGCAATAACGCCTGGCGGGCCATCTCCGATCTGTTCATGTACACGATGATCGCCTTTGGCGTGTACATCGTGTTTGTGTTGATCCGCTGGCCCATCGAGCGCGCCGCCACTGCCCGCCGTGAGCGCAAGGCCGCTGCCGATGCGGCCCTGGCCGCCGAGCCGGTGGACGAAGACGACGAGCCATTCCGTCGCCCGGCGCCCACCAGCGGTATGCGGGTCGAACCGCGCCTTTAACGTTGTCCGCCCTGCAGCGAGAGCCCTGGCATGTGTGAATTATTGGGCATGAGTGCCAACGTCCCCACCGACATTGTGTTCAGCTTTACCGGGCTGATGCAGCGGGGCGGGCGTACCGGCCCTCACCGCGACGGTTGGGGCATTGCCTTCTATGAGGGCCGTGGCCTGCGTCTGTTCCAGGACCCGGCCGCCAGCTGCGAGTCGGAAGTCGCGCTGCTGGTGCAGCGTTACCCGATCAAAAGTGAAGTGGTGATTGGCCATATCCGCCAGGCCAATGTGGGCAAGGTCAGCCTGGCCAACACCCACCCGTTCGTGCGCGAACTGTGGGGCCGCAACTGGTGTTTTGCCCACAACGGCCAACTGGCGGACTTCAACCCGCGCGCCACGTTCTACCGGCCGGTGGGCGATACCGACAGCGAAGCGGCGTTCTGCGACCTGCTCAACCGGGTGCGCGAAGCCTTCCCGGAGCCGGTGGAGATCGAGCAAGTGCTACCGGACCTGATCGCCGCCTGCGCCGAATACCGCAGCAAAGGCGTGTTCAACTGCCTGCTCAGCGACGGCGACTGGCTGTTTTGCTACTGCTCGACCAAACTCGCGCAGATTACCCGGCGCGCACCGTTTGGCCCGGCGCGCTTGAAAGATGTCGACGTGATCGTCGATTTTCAGGCCGAGACCACGCCAAATGATGTGGTTACGGTGATCGCCACCGAGCCGCTGACCGACAACGAAAACTGGACCCGTTACGAACCGGGCCAATGGAGCCTGTGGCGACGCGGTGAATGCGTCAGCCAGGGCATTACCGAGTAAGGATATCGACCATGCTGCTCAGTTATCTGCGGTTGGTGCTGTTTGCGATTGGCTTGTTGGTCGGTGTGCAAGTGCCGGGGTTTATCAACGACTACGCCAAGCGCGTCGAAGCCCACCTGATCGAGGCCCAGACCGGCCTCAGCGGGTTTGAAACCACCGCGCGGCAGTTCTTCAACGGTGATTTGAAGGCGCTGGTGGCGCATTACCGCGCCAGCGATGACCCGGTGTTCCAGAGCGACGCCAACAGCCTGGGCAGCATGCTTGATCGCCAGGTCGCGTTGGACAAGCAGTTCCAGGCCATGCAAGGCCCGTGGTACATCCGCGCGTTGCAAGTGGCGGTGGCCGCCGACCCGGCGATTCGCCTGGAAACCTGGAATGGCTACAGCTACCAGATTCTGCTGACGCCTGAGGCCATGGGCTGGGGCTTGGGCGGGGCGATGCTGTTGTCGTTCGGCATCGAATGCCTGTTCCGCTTGATCGACTGGGTGGTGTTGGGCGGCAAGCGCCTGCGTCAGAGCCGGCCGATTGAAGAGCGAGACCTCAAAGGCCTTTGATGATGATCGTTCCCACGCTCCGCGTGGGAATGCCTCTTGTGACGCTCCGCGTCACGTTTTGGGACGCGGAGCGTCCTGGGCCGCATTCCCACGCAGAGCGTGGGAACGATCAATCCGGTTTCGTCAGTAGCATGTGCTCTTCGCCGACCTCTTCGGCATACCTTGCCACCACCTTCTGGCACAGCCCGACAATCTCCTCCACCAACTCCACGCCCACACGCCACGACACCACCACCTGCAAATTCGGCAGTTTCTGCGCCATCGGCAACATCACCAGTTCCCCGCGCGCCAATTCTTCCATCACCAGCACCGGCGGCAGTGCACCTATGCCGAAGCCATCACGCAGCAAGCGCGTAATCGCCGACACCGAATTCACACAGTTCATACGCGGCGCGGCCACGCCGTTGGCCTGCATCAGGCTCAGCACGTCCTGGTGCGGGTGGGAGTTTTTCGAATAGGTGATGATGCGCTCACGGGCCACTTCGGCGAGGGAGGCGTAGTCGCGGTTGTAGATCGAATGGCTGGCGACGATCCAGGCCATCGGGTGGCTGGCCAGTTCCAGGCTGCGCACGGTTTCGAGGCGCAGCAGGTCGGTTTGCAGGATCAGGTCGAGGAAGCCTTTTTGCAGTTGATCGCTCAAGTTCAGCGCGGTATCGGCGACCAACTCGATTTCTACCAGCGGGAAGTGGTCCATCAATTCGGCGACCAGCGGGCTGAGCCAGGTGTGAATCACGGTGTCCATCGCCCCGATGCGAATCCGCCCGACCTTGCTGCTGGTGGTCTCCAGGGACTGCTTCAAACCCTGCATGGTCACCATCATCTGCTCGGCGTAATCGAGCACCTTCAAGCCTTCCGGGGTCAGGCTCACCCCACGTGAGTCGCGCAGAAACAGCTTCACACCCAACTCGCTTTCCAGCACCGCAATGCGGCTGGAAATCGAGGCCTGGGTGGTGAACAGCTTCTCGGCGGTCAGGCGAAAGCTCTTGAGCTTGGCCACCCAGACGAAGGTTTCGAGGAACTTCAAATTCATGGGATCAACTTTTCTTATGCATGGATCGGTTTTTATTAGTTGGACGCCGCACCGGGCAAACGCCAAAAATCGAGGCATTCCACGATAAGCGTCGTTGGGGTGTCAGGACAAGTTGCCAGT
The sequence above is a segment of the Pseudomonas sp. R76 genome. Coding sequences within it:
- a CDS encoding RNA methyltransferase, encoding MGNKRYSCIGLYNPKSPENVGSVMRAAGCYGVASVFYTGVRYERARDFITDTKKVHHDIPLIGIDDLKKILPLGCIPVAVELVEGARPLPEYTHPDRALYIFGPEDGSLDKEIRDWCEDVVYIPTTGCMNLAATVNVVLYDRLAKGNNTRSGPKY
- a CDS encoding YajD family HNH nuclease; amino-acid sequence: MSSTNPPSHTAKLDRILADAQRDREMGYRDKALKMYPHVCGRCAREFAGKRLSELTVHHRNHNHDDNPQDGSNWELLCLYCHDNEHSRYTDQQYFGEGSTSSPTIAKATHNPFAALAGLMKKDD
- a CDS encoding ParB/Srx family N-terminal domain-containing protein, which codes for MRLYTWTVALLFSVLAAHAQAFSTPKPGQVIEVALEQLHPTQAVVGFDQIYYSLGLFADKPAKVFDEYCETNGQGDADKVPKDADLLRPASFNCQSPVGTHPDEMKTVVVGPGGQLYLTDGHHSFTTLWEVPGGGPQLKMWVKVTDDFSNSPDMATFWQRMETARKVWLKDNHGKTLAPQQLPAHLGFKNLQDDTFRSLVYFTRKAAYGKPDDGAVAPEFLEFYWGNWLRSQIDLSAFNLNKKGGYKDAIQAVAQRMVSLAPGSQVGDSGFTAHQLGGMSQLDQAELKKTFEKKVPYVIDYRKSRN
- a CDS encoding spermidine synthase, which encodes MKRFVLLDTTPIPDNGGALCLFEYGEDFVIKIQGGDGGQLMNTRMHGSEDALAEIPCRKVAGRPGSRLLIGGLGMGFTLASALKHLGKTAEVVVAELVPGVVEWNRGPLGEKSGRPLLDPRTVIRLEDVAKVLQAEPQGFDAIMLDVDNGPEGLTQKANSWLYSAGGLAACAKALRPKGVLAVWSASADKLFSDKLRKAGFKAEEVQVFAHGNKGTRHTIWIAEKLKG
- a CDS encoding cyclic nucleotide-binding domain-containing protein, producing the protein MPLPTLMNNEIRDMLMDCGLFDPLLPEDFHVAAGFFNISSIARDEVIFLEGDAGTFMCIIHSGQVAVQKTNHDGQRLTIATLRSGRAFGEMAVLDGERRSASCIAASDCVLLNLGKDSLEKMLNEAPRVAAKIIRAIAIALSKRLRMADGQLLSQQF
- a CDS encoding S9 family peptidase, whose product is MPSSTHITAAPIARKAEGQDPYAWLQQRDTPEVLDYLKAENAWQEAQLADQQALRETLFEEIKGRILETDLSLPSPWGPYLYYTRTTAGDEYARHYRCRRPADDSNTVDDSSEELLLDPNVLANGGFFSLGAFSISPDHQRLAYSLDTSGEEIYTLFVKELATGKVSELEFEDCDGSMTWANDSLTLFFTELDDTHRPHKLYRYRLDGTAAQEVFHEPDGRFFLHCYRSSSERQLLLALGSKTTSEIWALDADQPHLDFACLAPRVEDHEYDVDHGQLDGEWTWFIRSNRDGINYALFVAADTGSVPTEDQWHNLIPHSDEVMLDGVSLNASAMTLSLRIGGLPVIEVHPQDVQAYRVELPDAAYSLYVQNSLEFSSDKIRLRYEALNRPAQVRQLDLASGAQVVLKETPVLGVFNADDYVSQRLWATSADGTQVPISLVVKRDQLGKPTPLYLYGYGAYGHSLDPWFSHARLSLLDRGVAFAIAHVRGGGELGEAWYRNGKQEHKQNTFSDFIACAEHLIAAGLTTSRQLAISGGSAGGLLIGAVLNQRPDLFQAAIAEVPFVDVLNTMLDPELPLTITEYDEWGNPEEPQVYERIKAYAPYENVSAQAYPATLVIAGYNDSRVQYWEAAKWVAKLRDTKTDDNLLLLKTELGAGHGGMSGRYQGLRDVALEYAFVFKALGLV
- a CDS encoding MFS transporter, with amino-acid sequence MVAGIAAETRKSRYHSRLFAYLAMDTMTENDYLTAWGLYAFAALGCLLVWWRMTRWIWRWLREPLQLLMAVLLFSPTIVDPVKTQFAPAVAITALDLVLHVGNNAWRAISDLFMYTMIAFGVYIVFVLIRWPIERAATARRERKAAADAALAAEPVDEDDEPFRRPAPTSGMRVEPRL
- a CDS encoding class II glutamine amidotransferase — its product is MCELLGMSANVPTDIVFSFTGLMQRGGRTGPHRDGWGIAFYEGRGLRLFQDPAASCESEVALLVQRYPIKSEVVIGHIRQANVGKVSLANTHPFVRELWGRNWCFAHNGQLADFNPRATFYRPVGDTDSEAAFCDLLNRVREAFPEPVEIEQVLPDLIAACAEYRSKGVFNCLLSDGDWLFCYCSTKLAQITRRAPFGPARLKDVDVIVDFQAETTPNDVVTVIATEPLTDNENWTRYEPGQWSLWRRGECVSQGITE
- a CDS encoding DUF2937 family protein, translated to MLLSYLRLVLFAIGLLVGVQVPGFINDYAKRVEAHLIEAQTGLSGFETTARQFFNGDLKALVAHYRASDDPVFQSDANSLGSMLDRQVALDKQFQAMQGPWYIRALQVAVAADPAIRLETWNGYSYQILLTPEAMGWGLGGAMLLSFGIECLFRLIDWVVLGGKRLRQSRPIEERDLKGL
- a CDS encoding LysR family transcriptional regulator — protein: MNLKFLETFVWVAKLKSFRLTAEKLFTTQASISSRIAVLESELGVKLFLRDSRGVSLTPEGLKVLDYAEQMMVTMQGLKQSLETTSSKVGRIRIGAMDTVIHTWLSPLVAELMDHFPLVEIELVADTALNLSDQLQKGFLDLILQTDLLRLETVRSLELASHPMAWIVASHSIYNRDYASLAEVARERIITYSKNSHPHQDVLSLMQANGVAAPRMNCVNSVSAITRLLRDGFGIGALPPVLVMEELARGELVMLPMAQKLPNLQVVVSWRVGVELVEEIVGLCQKVVARYAEEVGEEHMLLTKPD